The genomic segment AGTAAATTGCCGCTGGAGCAGGCATTTAAAGAAGTGCGTGGTAATGGCTCGCGTGTACTGGCCGTGTTTTCTGACCCGGATTGTCCATATTGCAAGCGCTTAGAGCGTGAAAGCTTAAATGGCATTACCAATGTCACTATTTATACTTTCCTGATGCCTTTAAGTATTCACCCTGATGCAGAACGTAAATCCAAAGTGATCTGGTGTGCTGCCGATAAGCAAGCCGCTTGGAGCAATCTGATGCTCAAAGATCAAATGGCCGAAGGCACAGGTGATTGCGAAAACCCGGTTGAAAAGAATATGAAACTGGCCGAAAGCCTTGGAATCAGCGGTACACCCGCTCTGATTTTTAAATCAGGGCAGATTGTATCGGGTGCCATTCCTA from the Iodobacter fluviatilis genome contains:
- a CDS encoding DsbC family protein; translation: MKSISRILIAAGFIALTACSASADNSISQLKQKLAKQLPGREITSINTTPMKGIYEVVIGKRQIVYTDAKGEYILAGDMIDLAKKSSLTEQRSAELQKTDFSKLPLEQAFKEVRGNGSRVLAVFSDPDCPYCKRLERESLNGITNVTIYTFLMPLSIHPDAERKSKVIWCAADKQAAWSNLMLKDQMAEGTGDCENPVEKNMKLAESLGISGTPALIFKSGQIVSGAIPKEQIEQLLAAK